In one window of Lacticaseibacillus casei DSM 20011 = JCM 1134 = ATCC 393 DNA:
- a CDS encoding TatD family hydrolase, protein MNIFDSHTHLNDTPYRGKEADYIEAARQLGVKKMAIVGSDTALNAGALKLAHEYPNLYAIVGWHPESSQDYDAAKEALLLKQLADPKVVALGEIGLDYHWDTSPREIQRRVFRRQLELARSLHMPVSIHSRDAFEDTYDILKAAHVEQFGAIMHSFTGDAEWARRFLDLGLYISYSGIVSFKNAPEEHASAKIIPSDRLLVETDAPYLTPTPYRGRQNQPGYTRYVVEALAKLRDTTSVVIAQQTWDNAHRIFRLKEDA, encoded by the coding sequence TTTCGATTCGCATACCCACTTAAATGACACCCCTTATCGCGGCAAGGAAGCTGACTACATTGAAGCGGCGCGGCAATTAGGCGTGAAAAAGATGGCGATTGTTGGCTCCGACACGGCGTTGAATGCTGGCGCTTTGAAGTTAGCCCATGAGTATCCCAACTTATACGCCATTGTCGGCTGGCATCCCGAGTCGAGTCAGGATTACGATGCAGCAAAAGAGGCGTTGCTGCTAAAGCAGTTGGCGGATCCCAAAGTGGTGGCGTTAGGGGAAATCGGGCTGGATTATCACTGGGACACCTCCCCGCGCGAGATCCAACGCCGCGTTTTTCGCCGTCAGCTAGAATTGGCTCGTTCCCTGCACATGCCGGTGTCGATTCATAGCCGTGATGCGTTTGAAGATACTTACGATATTTTAAAAGCAGCGCATGTCGAGCAATTTGGTGCGATCATGCATAGTTTCACCGGTGATGCCGAATGGGCGCGACGCTTTTTGGATTTGGGCCTGTACATCTCTTATTCCGGCATTGTCAGCTTCAAAAATGCGCCGGAAGAGCATGCCAGTGCCAAAATCATTCCCAGTGACCGCTTATTGGTAGAAACCGATGCGCCATACTTGACGCCGACACCGTACCGCGGCCGGCAGAATCAACCGGGCTACACACGGTATGTAGTTGAAGCTTTGGCAAAATTACGGGACACCACCTCAGTCGTGATTGCCCAACAGACTTGGGACAATGCCCACCGAATTTTCAGATTAAAGGAAGACGCATGA